The genomic stretch CAGATCGACACCAAAGTCGCTCTTCAACGCAGCTTCCAGACCGGCAACATCCCACTGCTCAGGCAGCGACTGTGGCGGGATATGGGCACTGACGGTGGCGTTGAGTACGTCCTGGCGGAAGTCGGCAATGGTCTCGCCGATATTGTCGGCGGCCAGCAACGTGTTACGCATGTGATAAATCACTTTACGCTGTTCGTTGTTGACGTCATCGAACTCCAGCAATTGCTTACGGATATCGAAGTTGCGGCCTTCAACCTTGCGCTGGGCTTTTTCGATGGCGTTGGTCACCATACGGTGCTCGATCGCTTCACCGGACTGCATCCCCAAGGCCTTCATGAAGTTCTTCACCCGATCCGAGGCGAAGATGCGCATCAGGCTGTCTTCCAGGGACAGGTAGAAACGGCTGGAACCGGCGTCACCCTGACGACCGGCACGGCCACGCAGTTGGTTGTCGATACGACGCGATTCATGACGTTCGGACGCGATCACCTGCAAGCCACCGGATTCCAGCACAGCCTGGTGGCGCTTCTGCCAGTCAGCCTTGATCTGGGCGATCTGCTCAGGGGTCGGGTTGTCCAGGGAGGCCACTTCCACTTCCCAGTTGCCGCCCAGCAGGATGTCGGTACCACGACCGGCCATGTTGGTCGCAATGGTCAGTGCGCCCGGGCGACCGGCCTGGGCGATGATCTCGGCTTCTTTTTCGTGGAACTTGGCGTTGAGAACCTTGTGCTCGATGCCTTCCTTGTTGAGCAGGTTGGAAACGTGCTCGGAAGTCTCGATGGTCGCGGTACCCACCAGGATCGGACGGCCCTGGGCCATGCCTTCCTTGATATCGTTGATGATCGCCGCGTATTTCTCTTCGGCGGTCAGGAACACCAGGTCGTTGTAGTCCTTGCGCGCCAGCGGCTTGTTCGGCGGGATGACCATCACCGACAGACCATAGATCTGGTGGAATTCGAACGCTTCGGTATCCGCAGTACCGGTCATGCCGGACAGCTTGTTGTACAGGCGGAAGTAGTTCTGGAAGGTGGTCGAGGCCAACGTCTGGCTCTCGGCCTGGATATTGAGCACTTCCTTGGCTTCGATGGCCTGGTGCAGGCCTTCGGACAAACGACGACCGGGCATGGTACGGCCGGTGTGTTCGTCGACCAGTACCACCTGGCCGTCCTGGACGATGTATTCGACGTTGCGATGGAACAGCTTGTGGGCACGCAGGCCAGCATACACGTGGGTCAACAGGCCCAGGTTGTGTGCCGAGTACAGGCTTTCACCTTCAGCCAGCAGGCCGATCTGGGTCAGCATCTCTTCGACGAACTGGTGACCGGCTTCGTTAAGCTCGACCTGACGGGTCTTCTCGTCGATGGAGTAATGACCTTCTTTGGTCACCACACCTTCCACTTCCTCGATATGTTGCTCAAGGCGCGGGATCAACTTGTTGATTTCGGTGTACAGGCGCGAGCTGTCCTCGGCCTGACCGGAGATGATCAGCGGGGTACGGGCTTCGTCGATGAGGATGGAGTCGACTTCGTCGATCACGGCAAAGTTGAGTTCACGCTGGAATTTTTCTTCCATGCTGAACGCCATGTTGTCGCGCAGGTAGTCGAAACCGAATTCGTTGTTGGTGCCGTAGGTGATGTCGGCAGCGTAGGCGGCGCGCTTCTCTTCAGGCGGCTGGAACGGCGTCACCACGCCGACGGTCAGGCCAAGGAACTCATACAGCGGGCGCATCCAGTTGGCGTCCCGGCGGGCCAGGTAGTCGTTCACCGTCACAACGTGCACGCCCTTGCCGGACAGTGCGTTGAGGTAGACGCCCAGGGTTGCCACCAGGGTCTTGCCTTCACCGGTACGCATTTCGGCAATCATGCCTTCATGCAAGGTCATGCCGCCGATCAACTGGACGTCGAAGTGGCGCATGCCCATGACACGCTTACCGGCTTCGCGGGCAACCGCAAAGGCTTCGGGCAGCAGCTTGTCGAGGGATTCACCTTTGGCTATGCGGGCCTTGAACTCTTCGGTCTTGGCGCGCAACTGCTCGTCCGACAGGGCAACCATCTGCTCTTCGAAGGCATTGACCAGCTGCACCGTCTTGAGCATGCGTTTGACTTCGCGCTCATTCTTGCTTCCAAAAAGTTTCTTTAACAAAGGCGCAAACATATCGGCAGGTTCTTCCACACATTAGGGATGAAGGGGCGCCCCGTAAGTCGCCCGAGCAGCCCTCACGGCCGCATGCGAACGAGCATTCTACCCGGAAACGAGGGTGAGGAAAGTGGCGTTGTTCCACGATGCAGGCACAGCGTTCCGGGAGGGCTTGTTTAAAATAAGGGCTTTTTGCTGAACTTCAACCCATTCGAGCGAGAAGTTACTTATTGATTTAATGGATAAACTGCTGACAAAGCAATGGCCACGGTGCCGCACACGCTTTCTGCTACCATGGCGGCTCTGTTACCTAAGGTGTCTAGACCATGGCATTTCGCCCTCTTACGGCCCGTGCTCCCGCCGTGTTGCTGCGCGAAGCCAAGCCTTTAAAAGCCATCTTTAGCCATGCGCAACGCCTGGGCCACCTGCAACGCCTGCTGGAAAGCCAACTGCAACCTGCGGCTCGCGAGCACTGCCATGTGGCGTCGTGGCGTGAAGGTACGCTGCTGCTGATCGTCACCGACGGGCATTGGGCGACGCGCCTGCGCTATCAGCAAAAACGCTTGCAGCGCCAGCTACAGGCGTTCGAGGTATTTGAGAGTTTGCTGCGCATCCAGTTCAAGGTCCAACCGCCGACCGTACAACAAGGCGCGCAGGGCCATACCCTGGACTTGTCGGTGAGTGCCGCCGAAACCATCCAGGCGACAGCAGACGGGATTGCAGATCCGAAGCTGCGTGCGGCGCTTGAGCGGCTGGCCGCTCATGCCAAACCCAAAACGTAGGAGCTGGCCTGCCGGCGATGGCGCCCGCCAGGACGCCACAGGCACTCAGCCATCATTGACGAGCATTGCCGGCAAGCAGGCTCCTACAAGTGCTACTTGCGCTTGCTACCGCCAAGCAAAGACCCCAGCAGCCCGCGCACCAACTGACGGCCCATCTGGTTCGCCGCCTGCTGCATCGCCGACTTCAGGGCCTTGCCCGCTGTAGTTCCCAGAAACGCCCCGGCCTTGTCAGTGAAACTCGGCTCTTCAGCAGCAGGCGCAGCGCCAGCCTCCGGCCCCAACTCCTTGCGCGCCATCAACACTTCATAGGCTGACTCACGATCAACCGGCTTGTCGTAGCGCCCCAACAGCGATGAACTGGCGATCAATGCCGCGCGCTCGGCGGCGGTCAATGGCCCGATCCGCGATTGCGGTGGCGCTACCAGCACCCGCTGGACCACCTCGGGCGTGCCTTTTTCCTGCAGCGTGCCCACCAGCGCCTCACCGGTGCCCAACTCAGTCAACACTGCCAGGGCATCAAACGCGGGGTTTGGTCGGAAACCATCCGCCACCGCCCGCAGGGATTTCTGTTCCTTGGTGGTGAATGCGCGCAAGCCATGCTGGATCCGCAAGCCCAGTTGCGCCAGCACGTTATCCGGTAAATCCCCCGGCGACTGGGTGACAAAATACACCCCCACCCCTTTTGAACGGATCAGCCGCACCACTTGCTCCAGGCGGTCCTGCAATGCCTTGGGCGTATCGGCGAACAGCAAATGGGCCTCGTCGAAAAACAGTGCCAGCAGCGGCTTGTCGGCATCCCCGCGCTCCGGCAACTGCTCGAACAGTTCCGCCAGCAACCACAGCAGGAAAGTCGCATAGACCTTGGGCGACTCGTGCACCAGACGGCTGGCATCGAGCAGATGAATGCGCCCTCGCCCATCACTGGCCGGCTGCAGAATATCTTCCAGTTGCAACGCCGGCTCGCCGAACAGGGCTTCTGCGCCCTGCTGTTCCAGCACCGCCAGGCGCCGCAGCAAAGCCTGGCTGGAGCCGGTCGTCATGAGGGCCGCGTCATCGCCCAGCAACTGCGGGTTGAACTTGAGATGATTGAGCAGCGCCTTGAGGTCCTTGAGGTCCAGCAGCAGCAAGCCCTCACGATCCGCCACTTTAAAGGCTGCATACAAGGTCGACTGCTGGCTGTCAGTCAGCTCCAGCAGGCTGCCCAGCAGCAGCGGGCCCATTTCGCTCAAGGTTGTACGAAGTGGATGACCGGACTGACCGTGGATATCCCACAACGTTACCGGATACGCCTTAGGCGCATAGTTCAGGAACGGCATGCCGGCGATACGCTCGGCCACCTTGCCCTGGGGGTTGCCTGCGGCACCGAGGCCACACAGGTCACCCTTGATATCGGCAGCGAACACTGCGACGCCAGCATCACTGAACGCCTCCGCCAGCCGCTGCAAGGTCACGGTCTTGCCGGTGCCGGTAGCGCCAGCGATCAGGCCATGGCGGTTAGCCAGGCGCATGGCCTGGGCGATAGGTTGGCCTTCGAGGTCTGCGCCAATAAGAAGTTGCGAGGAGTCAGGCATTTTGTCACCCATGGTTAATCTTTAGCGCTGCACAGTCGATACAGACAAAGCGAGAGACCCAAAAAGTCTAAAAAAGTTAGATCAGATAATTCCTACAGGAGCAGATGGAAATATCACACTTTATTTAACGCTGCCATTTGTGCGTTTCCATAAAAGACGCGCCTCGGACATTAAGACCTTAGCGGACACGACGAGCTATGAATAAAAATCTGCGCTTCAGCCACAAAATCCTGCTTGCAGCCGCCCTTATCGTCATTGCCGCATTTGCGTTGTTTACGCTGTACAACGACTACCTGCAACGTAATGCCATTCGCAACGACCTCAACAGCTATCTACATGAAATGGGCAGCGTTACCGCCAGCAATACCCAGAGCTGGTTGGCCGGGCGCATTGTCCTGGTGGAAAACGCCGCCCAGAACATCGCCATCAACCCCGAACCGACGGTAGTCGCAAGCCTGCTGGAGCAGAAAGCCCTGACGTCTTCGTTCATGGCAACCTACCTGGGGGACAGCAAAGGCGGCTTCATCATTCGCCCGGACGCAAAGATGCCCGAAGGCTTCGATCCGCGCGCGCGCCCCTGGTACAAAGGCGCCCAGACCAGCAATGGCTCGACCCTGACTGAGCCCTATATCGACGCGGCCACCGACCAGTTGATCATTTCCATTGCCACCCCCAGCAGCAAGGCCGGGCAAAGCGTCGGCGTGGTGGGCGGTGACCTGAGCCTGCAAACCCTGGTAGACAACATCGGCGCACTGAACTTCGGTGGCATGGGCTACGCGTTCCTGGTCAGTGCCGACGGCAAGATCCTGGTCCACCCGGACAAAAGCCTGGTGATGAAGACCCTCGGCGAGGCTTACCCGAACCAGCCCATCAAGATCAATGCCGACTTCAGTGAAATCGAGGTGGAGGGCAAGACCCGCATCGTTACCTTCGCCCCGATCAAGGGCTTGCCGTCGGTGAACTGGTATATCGGTCTGTCGGTAGACAAAGACAAATCCTTCGCCATGCTCAGCGAATTCCGCACCTCGGCCATCATTGCCACGGTGATTGCCGTGGCGATCATCATCGGGTTGCTGGGTATGCTGATTCGTGTGCTGATGCAACCGCTGCATGTGATGACCCGCGCCATGGAAGACATTGCCGATGGCGAAGGCGACCTGACACGCCGCCTGACCATCCAGAACCATGACGAATTCGGCATTCTCGGCAAAGCCTTCAACCGCTTCGTGGAGCGAATTCATACGTCGATTCGCGAAGTATCCTCCGCCACCGGCCAAGTCAATGAAGTAGCGCTGCGTGTGGTCAGTGCTTCCAACTCGTCGATGGTCAACTCTGACGAACAGGCCAACCGCACCAACAGTGTCGCGGCAGCGATCAACCAATTGGGTGCCGCCGCCCAGGAAATTGCCCGTAACGCCGCCCAGGCCTCGCACCAGGCCAGCGATGCACGCCACCTGGCCGAAGATGGCCAGCAAGTGGTGGAGCGCAAC from Pseudomonas fluorescens encodes the following:
- a CDS encoding helicase HerA-like domain-containing protein yields the protein MPDSSQLLIGADLEGQPIAQAMRLANRHGLIAGATGTGKTVTLQRLAEAFSDAGVAVFAADIKGDLCGLGAAGNPQGKVAERIAGMPFLNYAPKAYPVTLWDIHGQSGHPLRTTLSEMGPLLLGSLLELTDSQQSTLYAAFKVADREGLLLLDLKDLKALLNHLKFNPQLLGDDAALMTTGSSQALLRRLAVLEQQGAEALFGEPALQLEDILQPASDGRGRIHLLDASRLVHESPKVYATFLLWLLAELFEQLPERGDADKPLLALFFDEAHLLFADTPKALQDRLEQVVRLIRSKGVGVYFVTQSPGDLPDNVLAQLGLRIQHGLRAFTTKEQKSLRAVADGFRPNPAFDALAVLTELGTGEALVGTLQEKGTPEVVQRVLVAPPQSRIGPLTAAERAALIASSSLLGRYDKPVDRESAYEVLMARKELGPEAGAAPAAEEPSFTDKAGAFLGTTAGKALKSAMQQAANQMGRQLVRGLLGSLLGGSKRK
- the secA gene encoding preprotein translocase subunit SecA, whose translation is MFAPLLKKLFGSKNEREVKRMLKTVQLVNAFEEQMVALSDEQLRAKTEEFKARIAKGESLDKLLPEAFAVAREAGKRVMGMRHFDVQLIGGMTLHEGMIAEMRTGEGKTLVATLGVYLNALSGKGVHVVTVNDYLARRDANWMRPLYEFLGLTVGVVTPFQPPEEKRAAYAADITYGTNNEFGFDYLRDNMAFSMEEKFQRELNFAVIDEVDSILIDEARTPLIISGQAEDSSRLYTEINKLIPRLEQHIEEVEGVVTKEGHYSIDEKTRQVELNEAGHQFVEEMLTQIGLLAEGESLYSAHNLGLLTHVYAGLRAHKLFHRNVEYIVQDGQVVLVDEHTGRTMPGRRLSEGLHQAIEAKEVLNIQAESQTLASTTFQNYFRLYNKLSGMTGTADTEAFEFHQIYGLSVMVIPPNKPLARKDYNDLVFLTAEEKYAAIINDIKEGMAQGRPILVGTATIETSEHVSNLLNKEGIEHKVLNAKFHEKEAEIIAQAGRPGALTIATNMAGRGTDILLGGNWEVEVASLDNPTPEQIAQIKADWQKRHQAVLESGGLQVIASERHESRRIDNQLRGRAGRQGDAGSSRFYLSLEDSLMRIFASDRVKNFMKALGMQSGEAIEHRMVTNAIEKAQRKVEGRNFDIRKQLLEFDDVNNEQRKVIYHMRNTLLAADNIGETIADFRQDVLNATVSAHIPPQSLPEQWDVAGLEAALKSDFGVDLPVQQWLDEDDHLYEEPLREKLMAELLAAYNEKEEQASAEALRTFEKQIVLRVLDDLWKDHLSTMDHLRHGIHLRGYAQKNPKQEYKRESFTLFSELLDSIKRDSIRVLSHVQVRREDPIEEEARLRQEAEALAARMQFQHDEAPGLESPQVLGEEVDVALSQAPVRNEQKLGRNEPCWCGSGKKFKHCHGEIN
- a CDS encoding DUF721 domain-containing protein, giving the protein MAFRPLTARAPAVLLREAKPLKAIFSHAQRLGHLQRLLESQLQPAAREHCHVASWREGTLLLIVTDGHWATRLRYQQKRLQRQLQAFEVFESLLRIQFKVQPPTVQQGAQGHTLDLSVSAAETIQATADGIADPKLRAALERLAAHAKPKT